In Arthrobacter sp. QXT-31, one genomic interval encodes:
- a CDS encoding DM13 domain-containing protein, whose product MQERRRKRRWVIAAAAGAVVVALGLALFKPWLLFIDVRVDEQLPTVAASTVGSSPSPERTAPSATAKPTSGSPSTAPAGPVQLAEGRLISHEHATTGTVRIVRQPGGSRVLTLENLDTSNGPDVHVWLSAADVVEGTAGWFTAGSAEHYDLGLIKGNQGNQVYAIPDDVDLSRYRSVDLWCVQFSVSFGAAQLSL is encoded by the coding sequence ATGCAGGAGCGCAGACGCAAGCGCCGCTGGGTGATCGCCGCTGCCGCGGGTGCCGTTGTGGTGGCTTTGGGACTCGCGCTGTTCAAGCCGTGGCTGCTGTTCATCGACGTGCGGGTGGATGAGCAGCTTCCCACCGTTGCGGCCTCCACTGTTGGATCCTCGCCGTCGCCGGAGCGGACAGCCCCCTCCGCCACCGCGAAGCCGACTTCCGGAAGCCCCAGCACAGCGCCCGCCGGGCCGGTCCAGCTTGCCGAAGGCCGCCTGATCAGCCATGAACACGCCACCACCGGGACAGTCCGGATTGTCCGGCAGCCCGGCGGATCACGGGTCCTGACGCTGGAGAACCTGGACACTTCCAACGGGCCGGATGTGCACGTCTGGCTCAGCGCCGCCGATGTGGTGGAGGGAACAGCGGGATGGTTCACGGCCGGCTCCGCCGAACACTATGACCTGGGCCTGATCAAGGGGAACCAGGGCAACCAGGTGTACGCGATCCCCGACGACGTCGACCTGAGCCGGTACCGGTCCGTGGACCTGTGGTGCGTCCAGTTCAGTGTTTCTTTCGGGGCGGCCCAGCTCTCACTTTGA
- a CDS encoding GOLPH3/VPS74 family protein produces the protein MSTETPGTGELSLPQAFLLLATNDKDGEPEVPPSVLKAGLAGAILAELDLLGAVRLDGKYVRAVGEPPPSDFRHQWELIHDKSRPHSPRRWVAMLENRAELHRVYEGMAALGVVTHVGEKHLGVFRTTRYPEKDHVPKAALLARIEGVLNGSASDARTTALIGLLHAAGLMDKLFPGAGPGRLRELTGEHWPSRAVRDELRMIRLAEAEAAT, from the coding sequence ATGAGCACCGAAACACCGGGCACAGGGGAGCTAAGCCTCCCGCAGGCGTTCCTCCTCCTGGCGACGAATGACAAGGACGGCGAGCCGGAAGTGCCGCCAAGCGTTCTGAAAGCCGGATTGGCCGGGGCGATCCTGGCCGAGCTGGACCTGCTGGGGGCAGTCCGCTTAGACGGAAAGTACGTGCGGGCGGTAGGTGAGCCCCCGCCGTCGGACTTCCGGCACCAATGGGAACTCATCCACGACAAGTCCCGGCCGCACAGTCCCCGGCGGTGGGTTGCCATGCTGGAAAACCGCGCCGAACTGCACCGCGTCTATGAGGGCATGGCGGCTCTCGGCGTCGTGACCCACGTCGGCGAAAAGCATTTGGGCGTCTTCAGGACCACCCGGTACCCGGAAAAGGACCATGTGCCGAAAGCGGCACTGTTGGCGAGGATCGAAGGCGTACTCAACGGATCGGCGTCGGACGCCAGGACAACGGCGCTGATTGGCCTGCTGCACGCGGCAGGGCTGATGGACAAGCTTTTCCCGGGCGCGGGTCCCGGCAGGCTCAGGGAGTTGACCGGTGAGCATTGGCCCTCCCGCGCGGTGCGGGACGAACTGCGCATGATCCGGCTCGCCGAGGCGGAAGCGGCCACGTAG
- a CDS encoding sensor domain-containing protein — protein sequence MQSLLLDEIGQSVIGMDGDWRITYWNRASERLYGFGRDTVLGLKISDLGILGAEARGQNATDREMAGRLARGGDWAGELWVRHSTGREFPVHVTVSRIRGRHTVPVAVVAISKDITDRKHTEAILRRLSAMVESSGDAIIGADLSGKITSWNAGAARMLGWSSWEAVGQSLSLFTADDGLYFGADVTARTGNGTFITGVGAKWRCKDGGVIDVELTVSPVYDQDGVRVGASAIARDITEIQRLKAAAEAERERLLAAQEIAHVGSVEHTVATGETWHSEEFDRILGFSKGDRKDRETILARIHHEDRDRVLEVWENLGRGLGFADFEYRIIRPGGEQRWLHSRIRSINGADGKPIRFLDTVLDITDRKKAEQILEWRARHDALTGLPNRYMVTEVLQDVLDGEARPVVMFVDVDRFKLINDGIGHGAGDAILVLLGERLKAAVRAGDTVGRFGGDEFVVICENLQMCGAQGLAERIREATRQPFDVDGRQIYLNVSVGIALADEEDTAESMLQGADAAMYRAKSAGGDSSAIYDARMAGRATGRLDLESDLRLALERNELSLNYQPIIDLSTEGAVGFEALLRWDHHEHGPIMPDTFIPIAEETGLILPIGTWVLREAVRQVQRWRTQVPGAENFTAAVNISGRQLVANDFPEIVEAAIRDTGIDPAAVHLEITETVLMDQPDLPKETLQRLARLGVGLSIDDFGTGYSSLSYLKWLSARTLKIDRTFVEELGTDPHGATIIELVLGMAESLHLDVVAEGVETNAQLAELRRLGVRLAQGYLWSQPLTAERIPAWLKAHPGKVPAEESLPSDESFGSRLAACRSADASAAG from the coding sequence ATGCAGTCACTGCTGCTGGACGAGATCGGCCAGTCAGTGATCGGCATGGACGGCGACTGGCGCATCACCTATTGGAACCGCGCCTCAGAGCGTCTGTACGGGTTCGGCCGGGACACAGTATTGGGCCTGAAGATCTCGGATCTGGGAATCCTGGGAGCCGAGGCGCGGGGCCAGAACGCCACGGACCGGGAGATGGCTGGCAGGCTTGCCCGCGGCGGGGACTGGGCAGGCGAACTGTGGGTCCGCCACAGCACAGGCCGTGAGTTCCCGGTCCACGTAACAGTGAGCCGGATCAGGGGCCGGCACACCGTGCCGGTCGCGGTGGTAGCCATCTCCAAGGACATCACCGACCGCAAGCACACCGAGGCCATCCTGCGCAGGCTGTCCGCCATGGTCGAATCTTCCGGGGACGCCATCATCGGCGCCGATCTCAGCGGGAAGATCACCAGCTGGAACGCCGGCGCGGCGAGGATGCTGGGCTGGAGTTCCTGGGAGGCTGTGGGGCAAAGCCTCTCCCTGTTCACGGCCGACGACGGTCTGTACTTCGGCGCGGACGTCACCGCCCGCACGGGGAACGGGACGTTCATTACGGGTGTGGGCGCGAAGTGGCGCTGCAAGGACGGGGGAGTGATCGACGTCGAACTGACCGTGTCCCCCGTCTATGACCAGGACGGCGTCCGGGTGGGGGCATCGGCCATCGCCCGGGACATCACCGAGATCCAGCGGCTGAAGGCCGCCGCAGAGGCCGAACGGGAGCGGCTCCTGGCTGCCCAGGAAATTGCCCACGTCGGCAGCGTTGAACACACGGTTGCCACGGGGGAGACGTGGCACTCAGAGGAATTCGACCGGATCCTGGGGTTCTCCAAGGGGGACCGGAAGGACCGGGAAACCATTTTGGCGCGGATTCACCACGAGGACCGGGACCGGGTGCTGGAAGTGTGGGAGAACCTGGGGCGCGGCCTGGGCTTCGCAGATTTCGAATACCGGATCATCCGTCCCGGCGGCGAACAGCGGTGGCTGCATTCCCGGATCCGCAGTATCAACGGCGCAGACGGCAAGCCGATCCGGTTCCTGGACACGGTCCTGGACATCACTGACCGGAAAAAGGCGGAACAGATCCTGGAGTGGCGGGCCCGGCACGATGCGCTGACCGGCCTGCCCAACAGGTACATGGTCACCGAGGTGCTCCAGGATGTCCTGGACGGGGAGGCCCGCCCGGTGGTGATGTTTGTCGACGTCGACCGGTTCAAACTGATCAATGACGGCATCGGCCACGGAGCCGGCGACGCCATCCTGGTGCTGCTGGGCGAGCGGCTGAAGGCGGCCGTCCGGGCAGGCGACACGGTGGGCCGGTTCGGCGGCGACGAGTTCGTGGTGATCTGCGAGAACCTGCAGATGTGCGGTGCCCAGGGTCTGGCTGAACGGATACGGGAGGCCACCCGACAGCCGTTCGACGTGGACGGGCGGCAAATCTACCTCAACGTGAGCGTGGGAATTGCCCTGGCGGACGAGGAGGACACGGCCGAATCCATGCTGCAGGGGGCCGACGCCGCCATGTACCGGGCCAAGTCCGCGGGCGGGGATTCGTCGGCCATTTACGACGCGCGCATGGCCGGGCGGGCCACCGGACGCCTTGACCTCGAATCCGACCTGCGGCTTGCGCTGGAGCGCAATGAGCTGTCCCTGAACTACCAGCCGATCATCGACCTTTCCACCGAGGGCGCCGTCGGTTTTGAGGCGCTGCTGCGCTGGGACCACCATGAGCACGGCCCGATCATGCCCGACACCTTCATCCCCATTGCCGAGGAGACGGGCCTGATCCTGCCGATCGGCACGTGGGTGCTGCGCGAGGCAGTGCGCCAGGTGCAGCGGTGGCGCACGCAGGTTCCGGGGGCGGAGAACTTCACGGCGGCAGTGAACATCTCCGGGCGTCAGCTCGTGGCCAACGACTTTCCCGAGATCGTGGAGGCGGCCATCCGCGACACCGGGATCGACCCGGCCGCCGTCCACCTGGAAATCACCGAAACAGTGCTCATGGACCAGCCGGACCTGCCCAAGGAAACGCTGCAGCGGCTGGCCCGCCTGGGCGTCGGCCTGTCCATCGACGACTTCGGCACCGGCTACTCGTCGCTGAGCTACCTCAAGTGGCTCTCCGCCCGCACCCTCAAGATCGACCGCACCTTCGTCGAGGAACTCGGCACCGACCCGCACGGGGCAACCATCATCGAACTGGTCCTCGGCATGGCGGAAAGCCTCCACCTTGATGTCGTGGCCGAAGGCGTGGAGACGAATGCCCAGCTCGCAGAACTCCGCCGGCTCGGTGTGCGCCTCGCGCAGGGCTACCTCTGGAGCCAGCCCCTGACGGCGGAGCGGATCCCGGCCTGGCTGAAGGCGCACCCCGGCAAGGTCCCCGCGGAGGAGTCCCTGCCGTCGGATGAGTCTTTCGGGAGTAGATTGGCAGCATGCAGGAGCGCAGACGCAAGCGCCGCTGGGTGA
- a CDS encoding amidohydrolase, whose translation MELNEPTPALQAHRTALAEGVSNWKPRVLAMAQQIHALKEVSFEEVHSARAAADLLAEGGFEVEHGTGGLPTAFTATAGSGDLVVALCVEYDALPDIGHACGHNLIAGASVGAALALRPLVDELGITLKAIGTPAEEHGGGKSLLLEQGAFDGVSLALMVHPVQDGVTYNPAGTSAQAVGRYRATFTGKAAHAAAAPHQGVNAADAAVLSQVAVGLLRQQIPGDHRVALYVAEAGHVTNIIPERAVVEFECRAFTLKEYEALLERVRRCFEGAALATGTTLAIEDTEPLYEPLIQDDALAAHWTEAMDVFGKDTSPSAGISGGSTDMGNISQVIPSLHPWLSIPGADVPIHSHAFAALADSQEAYAVMSEAATALAWTVAAAATTPTERARLIKAAYRRQTVTQEGTS comes from the coding sequence ATGGAACTGAACGAACCAACGCCTGCCCTGCAGGCCCACCGCACCGCGCTGGCGGAGGGCGTCAGCAACTGGAAACCGCGGGTCCTGGCCATGGCGCAGCAGATCCATGCCCTCAAGGAGGTGTCTTTCGAGGAGGTCCACTCCGCCCGGGCGGCGGCAGACCTGCTCGCTGAGGGCGGCTTCGAGGTGGAACACGGAACAGGCGGACTTCCCACCGCGTTTACCGCCACCGCCGGCAGCGGCGACCTGGTAGTGGCCCTGTGCGTGGAATACGACGCACTGCCCGATATCGGACACGCCTGCGGCCACAACCTGATCGCGGGCGCCTCGGTGGGCGCAGCCCTCGCCCTGCGCCCGCTCGTCGACGAGCTCGGCATCACCCTCAAGGCCATCGGAACCCCCGCCGAGGAACACGGCGGCGGCAAGTCGCTCCTGCTGGAACAAGGCGCCTTCGACGGCGTCAGCCTCGCCCTCATGGTCCACCCGGTCCAGGACGGGGTGACGTACAACCCGGCTGGCACCAGCGCCCAGGCCGTCGGCCGCTACCGGGCGACGTTCACGGGCAAGGCAGCCCATGCGGCAGCTGCCCCGCACCAGGGCGTGAACGCCGCGGACGCCGCGGTGCTGAGCCAGGTCGCCGTCGGCCTGCTGCGCCAGCAGATCCCCGGCGACCACCGTGTTGCCCTCTATGTCGCAGAGGCCGGACACGTCACCAACATCATTCCGGAACGGGCGGTGGTGGAGTTCGAATGCCGGGCCTTCACCCTGAAGGAATATGAGGCGCTGCTGGAACGCGTCCGCCGCTGCTTCGAAGGGGCGGCCCTCGCCACGGGCACCACACTGGCCATCGAGGACACGGAACCCCTGTACGAACCCCTGATCCAGGACGACGCCCTGGCGGCGCACTGGACCGAGGCCATGGACGTGTTCGGCAAGGACACCTCCCCGTCGGCAGGCATCAGCGGCGGCTCAACGGACATGGGCAACATCTCGCAGGTCATCCCGAGCCTGCACCCCTGGCTCAGCATTCCCGGCGCGGACGTTCCCATTCACTCGCACGCTTTCGCCGCGCTGGCAGACTCCCAGGAGGCCTACGCCGTGATGTCCGAGGCAGCCACCGCGCTCGCCTGGACCGTCGCCGCCGCGGCCACCACACCCACCGAAAGGGCACGCCTGATCAAAGCGGCTTACCGCCGTCAGACGGTTACACAGGAAGGCACATCATGA
- a CDS encoding NAD(P)-dependent oxidoreductase, producing the protein MNTSTDRRIAVIGLGSMGGAMAATLHQAGWQVTGFDPSESARTAAAEAGIATAASIEKLAGTPYAVLSLPAASVVEATVPQLLAAPGTIAIIDTTTSEPATSKQLAELAEARGAAFVDAPVSGGRDGAATGTLSAFVGATDAALAAAEPVLLALTGGKYSHIGGPGSGNVVKLLNNVLAAANLVSVGEALGVAKAYGIDPAKAAASISEASGGSKVSANMYPNWVLSGTHDSGFSLGLMARDAALAVDVAAQIGENPALLAAVAGQWQEALAALGPRADFTEIARTVAPAITPAGAPGTKNDTTTAVA; encoded by the coding sequence ATGAACACCAGCACCGACCGCCGCATCGCCGTCATTGGCCTCGGCTCCATGGGCGGGGCGATGGCGGCCACGCTGCACCAGGCCGGCTGGCAAGTCACCGGCTTCGACCCCTCCGAATCGGCACGGACCGCCGCAGCCGAGGCCGGGATCGCCACCGCCGCCAGCATCGAGAAGCTGGCCGGCACCCCCTACGCGGTCCTCTCCCTCCCTGCGGCGAGCGTCGTTGAAGCCACGGTCCCGCAGCTCCTGGCAGCACCGGGGACCATCGCGATCATTGACACCACCACCTCCGAACCGGCAACAAGCAAGCAGCTGGCCGAACTGGCCGAGGCACGGGGCGCAGCGTTCGTGGACGCCCCGGTCTCCGGCGGCCGCGACGGCGCAGCAACGGGCACGCTGAGCGCCTTCGTGGGGGCAACCGACGCCGCCCTTGCTGCGGCGGAACCCGTCCTGCTGGCACTCACGGGCGGCAAGTACAGCCACATCGGCGGGCCCGGCAGCGGCAACGTGGTCAAGCTCCTCAACAACGTCCTGGCGGCGGCCAACCTGGTCTCTGTCGGCGAGGCCCTCGGCGTCGCCAAGGCCTACGGCATCGATCCGGCCAAGGCGGCAGCAAGCATCAGCGAGGCTTCCGGCGGCAGCAAAGTCTCCGCGAACATGTACCCCAACTGGGTGCTCTCCGGAACCCACGACTCCGGTTTTTCGCTCGGGCTCATGGCCCGCGACGCCGCCCTCGCCGTCGACGTCGCCGCCCAGATCGGCGAAAACCCGGCACTGCTGGCCGCCGTCGCCGGCCAGTGGCAGGAAGCCCTCGCCGCCCTCGGCCCCCGCGCGGACTTCACGGAAATTGCACGCACCGTCGCCCCGGCCATCACCCCGGCGGGCGCACCCGGAACCAAGAACGACACCACCACCGCCGTCGCCTAA
- a CDS encoding aldehyde dehydrogenase family protein has protein sequence MSTATAPTSSSAATARAVLDAAFPNGLGAFLDGRTVPGSGEGITLTAAATGEPFATYADPGAEGANAILESSVAGAAAWAGLNGFERAAILRNVSRTVEDHAEELAILESATTGKPIRDARMEAAKVAEMFGYYAGWADKLTGQTIPVPGPWHTYTERVPWGVVVAITPWNAPLFTAGWNSAAPLAAGNAVIIKPSEFTPASTVRLAQLAHEAGLPAGVFNVAAGLGQTVGAALTTDRRVGKVSFIGSVPTGRRVAVAAAQAGIPALLELGGKSANIVFADADLERAADGAIAAIFSGAGQSCVAGSRLLVEHSVHARFVELVADRAARLRVGDPLSADTEVGPIITAQQFATVTSLIEAGMNDGGRRITGGTLPDALAGSSLSGGHWVMPTLLDGVTPQNRLETTEVFGPVVGADAFDTEAEAIARANNTNFGLAGAVWTSDVSRAHHVARQVKAGTFWINSYKTIHVAVPFGGFGDSGHGRSSGPGVLDEYTQTKAIWVPTRAAGAPFPSLSY, from the coding sequence TTGAGCACCGCCACAGCACCCACTTCCTCCTCCGCGGCCACCGCCCGCGCCGTCCTGGACGCGGCATTCCCCAACGGACTGGGCGCATTCCTTGACGGCCGCACCGTCCCCGGCAGCGGCGAGGGCATCACGCTCACCGCCGCGGCCACCGGGGAGCCCTTCGCCACGTACGCGGACCCAGGCGCAGAGGGCGCCAACGCCATCCTGGAAAGCTCGGTGGCCGGCGCCGCCGCCTGGGCCGGGCTGAACGGCTTCGAACGCGCCGCCATCCTGCGCAACGTCAGCCGCACGGTGGAGGACCACGCTGAAGAGCTTGCCATCCTCGAGTCCGCCACCACCGGAAAACCCATCCGCGACGCCCGGATGGAGGCCGCCAAGGTCGCCGAAATGTTCGGCTACTACGCCGGCTGGGCCGACAAGCTGACCGGCCAGACCATCCCCGTTCCCGGCCCCTGGCACACATACACCGAGCGCGTACCGTGGGGCGTCGTCGTCGCCATCACGCCCTGGAACGCGCCGCTGTTCACCGCCGGCTGGAACTCCGCCGCCCCGCTGGCCGCCGGCAACGCGGTCATCATCAAGCCCAGCGAATTCACGCCCGCCTCCACCGTCCGCCTCGCCCAGCTGGCGCATGAAGCCGGCCTGCCCGCAGGCGTGTTCAACGTGGCCGCAGGACTCGGCCAGACCGTGGGCGCGGCCCTCACCACCGACCGCCGCGTCGGCAAAGTCAGCTTCATCGGCTCCGTCCCCACCGGGCGGCGCGTGGCCGTCGCGGCAGCACAGGCCGGCATCCCCGCACTGCTGGAGCTCGGCGGCAAGAGCGCCAACATCGTGTTCGCGGACGCGGACCTGGAACGCGCCGCCGACGGCGCCATCGCGGCCATCTTCTCCGGCGCCGGCCAGTCCTGCGTCGCCGGCTCACGGCTCCTGGTGGAGCACAGCGTGCACGCCCGGTTCGTCGAACTGGTGGCGGACCGCGCCGCCCGGCTGCGCGTCGGCGACCCGCTGAGCGCGGACACCGAGGTGGGCCCCATCATCACGGCCCAGCAGTTCGCCACCGTCACCTCGCTCATTGAGGCAGGAATGAACGACGGCGGACGCCGGATTACCGGCGGGACGCTTCCCGACGCTCTGGCCGGGTCATCGCTGTCCGGCGGCCACTGGGTGATGCCCACCCTGCTCGACGGCGTGACGCCGCAGAACCGGCTCGAAACCACCGAGGTCTTCGGGCCCGTCGTCGGGGCCGACGCCTTCGACACGGAGGCCGAGGCCATCGCCAGGGCCAACAACACGAACTTTGGCCTGGCCGGCGCGGTGTGGACCTCGGATGTCTCACGCGCTCACCACGTTGCCCGCCAGGTGAAGGCCGGCACGTTCTGGATCAACTCGTACAAGACCATCCACGTGGCGGTGCCGTTCGGCGGCTTCGGGGACTCCGGCCACGGCCGCTCGTCCGGCCCCGGTGTCCTGGACGAGTACACGCAGACCAAGGCCATCTGGGTGCCGACCCGTGCGGCAGGTGCCCCCTTCCCGTCCCTCTCCTACTAA
- a CDS encoding MurR/RpiR family transcriptional regulator — protein sequence MNPDTAGVDTSTGTAAAPASHAWLGDALPNVPLSKAQTRVVDVIARNPQLSSYADIAEIAQRADVNNSTVVRAAQRLGYRGWPDLQRELRSRYLVMISTEDTLTEHGEHRSPLHDALNHDIGNLRLTLDSNTADDAEAAIATLAAAKSIIVLGLGSFAGPASVMAHLGSTMGYPITLENRGAVHLASSANALGPGDVLVVINMWRSMRQIIVTAEAAKQAGAKVVAITDMRRGRLAAVADHLLVVASEGISFFQSVTAANSLVYGLLAGMEAAHPERSRAAIRRTQQLWKDLDIYLD from the coding sequence TTGAACCCCGACACGGCCGGAGTGGACACCAGCACGGGAACCGCCGCCGCACCCGCATCCCATGCGTGGCTCGGCGACGCGCTTCCGAACGTTCCGCTGTCCAAAGCCCAGACCCGGGTTGTCGACGTGATTGCCCGCAACCCGCAGCTGTCCTCGTACGCCGACATCGCGGAGATTGCCCAGCGGGCCGACGTCAACAACTCGACCGTGGTCCGCGCGGCACAGCGCCTGGGGTACCGGGGCTGGCCGGACCTCCAGCGGGAACTGCGGTCGCGTTACCTGGTGATGATTTCCACCGAGGACACGCTGACCGAGCACGGGGAACACCGCAGTCCCCTGCATGATGCGCTCAACCACGACATCGGGAACCTGCGCCTGACCCTGGACTCCAACACCGCCGACGACGCCGAGGCGGCGATCGCCACCCTGGCCGCGGCCAAGTCCATCATCGTCCTGGGGCTGGGCTCCTTCGCCGGGCCGGCAAGCGTGATGGCACACCTGGGCTCGACCATGGGCTATCCCATCACCCTCGAGAACCGCGGTGCCGTCCACCTCGCCTCCAGCGCCAACGCCCTGGGCCCGGGCGACGTCCTGGTGGTCATCAACATGTGGCGATCCATGCGGCAAATCATCGTCACCGCCGAGGCTGCCAAACAGGCCGGTGCAAAGGTCGTTGCCATCACCGACATGCGCCGCGGCCGCCTCGCAGCCGTGGCCGACCACCTCCTGGTGGTGGCCTCGGAGGGAATCTCCTTCTTCCAGTCCGTCACCGCCGCCAATTCACTGGTCTACGGCCTGCTGGCAGGCATGGAGGCCGCCCACCCGGAGCGGAGCCGCGCAGCGATCCGCCGCACCCAGCAGCTGTGGAAAGACCTCGACATTTACCTCGACTGA